One stretch of Rosistilla oblonga DNA includes these proteins:
- a CDS encoding NPCBM/NEW2 domain-containing protein, with the protein MAISLADIVPAEDLLLNSGLVAASFSDFESPDQLTFRDDKNQPLVVAADQLIRYGHEPIADFASGLMMVDGSWVVGRIERIAKDQVAIAGRYFRTTLSLTNVRAIALQLPTQPLARASILKTFADADGGDDRLLNVSGDEIAGVLQFPPTIADAPLAFGATWKLRRGERTDAIAAATLRGIVLSPLLHPIQPAESGFWFGLDDGTRLAIQSIQRTDGAIELELASGESLAFAGDWDQFSAAVETIQPVRGATRWLSQQPALAFKQQASLSELQWPLATDSGLRGEPLTIAGYRYRHGLSMHANAQAAYRIPPDATRFQGTVGMATGDDQSTAIGSVVFQVLTADANKAVRTQFTSPTLQPGDAPISLDIQLGDAKLIVLMVRDAGDGSSGDHAVWADARFLLD; encoded by the coding sequence ATGGCTATTTCACTGGCGGACATCGTTCCGGCGGAAGATCTACTGCTGAACAGCGGTCTCGTTGCGGCCAGCTTTTCCGATTTCGAATCGCCCGACCAGCTGACCTTTCGCGACGACAAGAACCAACCGCTGGTGGTCGCTGCCGATCAATTGATCCGCTACGGCCACGAACCGATCGCCGATTTTGCGTCGGGGCTGATGATGGTCGATGGATCGTGGGTCGTCGGCCGAATCGAACGGATCGCAAAGGACCAGGTCGCCATCGCCGGGCGTTACTTCCGAACGACGCTGTCGTTGACAAACGTTCGCGCGATCGCGTTGCAATTGCCAACTCAGCCGCTCGCGCGGGCCTCGATCTTGAAGACGTTTGCTGACGCCGATGGCGGAGACGATCGTTTGCTGAACGTTTCCGGAGACGAGATCGCCGGCGTGCTGCAGTTTCCGCCGACGATCGCCGACGCACCGTTGGCATTTGGTGCGACGTGGAAACTGCGACGCGGCGAACGGACCGACGCGATCGCTGCAGCGACACTCCGCGGCATCGTATTGAGCCCGCTGTTGCACCCGATCCAGCCCGCCGAATCCGGCTTTTGGTTCGGGCTGGACGATGGCACGCGATTGGCGATCCAATCGATCCAGCGAACCGACGGCGCGATCGAACTGGAGTTAGCCAGCGGCGAAAGCTTGGCGTTTGCTGGCGACTGGGATCAATTCTCCGCCGCAGTGGAAACGATCCAGCCGGTCCGCGGCGCAACGCGTTGGCTCAGCCAGCAGCCTGCTCTGGCGTTCAAGCAGCAAGCCTCTCTCTCCGAATTACAATGGCCTCTGGCCACCGATAGCGGACTTCGTGGCGAACCGCTGACCATCGCCGGATACCGCTACCGGCATGGCCTATCGATGCATGCGAACGCTCAAGCAGCGTACCGCATCCCACCCGATGCGACTCGGTTTCAAGGGACGGTTGGAATGGCGACGGGTGACGACCAGTCAACGGCTATCGGGAGCGTGGTCTTCCAGGTTTTGACGGCTGACGCAAACAAAGCGGTGCGGACTCAGTTCACGTCGCCTACGCTGCAGCCGGGCGACGCCCCGATTTCGCTCGATATTCAGCTTGGCGATGCGAAGCTGATCGTGCTGATGGTCCGCGACGCGGGAGATGGCAGCAGCGGGGACCACGCGGTTTGGGCCGACGCCCGTTTTTTGCTCGACTGA
- the ftsH gene encoding ATP-dependent zinc metalloprotease FtsH, protein MENREDKTSGSREKKPEGRSNNSWVIFLTLAILAVILFWRGEGTANAVAWSFFLKQVDDGNVEKIVVRDGYIVGEFKTPPSPPVKFGDKTATATSSDADKLPTEFLVYYRELPEDLDSRIVAQNGTVENAPADQLLPTLTMLFLMLPLLLLGFIWFSYRRSRNEMMGGGFLSGFSKSPAKRYEASEQAITFDQVAGLEGVKADLQEIVDFLKSPEKFQKLGGRVPKGVLLNGPPGTGKTLLARAIAGEANVPYFSVNGSEFIQMFVGVGASRVRDLFKVAKESSPSIIFIDEIDAVGRQRGAGLGGGHDEREQTLNQILGEMDGFGGNDAVIVVAATNRPDVLDPALLRPGRFDRHVTVGRPTLKGREAIFKVHVREVPLADDVNLHTLAAGTVGLTGADIRNMVNEAALWAARNNKTEVAMEDFEYARDKILMGAKREEVLQDSEKEKTAYHEAGHTIAAWYLDGSYRVHKVTIIPRGRSLGSTQTIPSEDRLSMSERELRHQLIVLLSGRAAERIIYDETTVGAENDLERATSIARRMVSHWGMSPKLGPVSYKTSDEDPFLGREMHQQRQFSEATQELIDGEVARILHEVDEEALALLRDKKDQLEAITRDLLEREELSEEDLTALIGPSVHVDAKKDAHSETVIAPDTVPNSPDAVPNAKANS, encoded by the coding sequence ATGGAGAATCGGGAAGATAAAACCTCGGGCTCTCGAGAGAAGAAGCCTGAAGGTCGATCGAATAATTCATGGGTCATTTTTTTGACGCTTGCCATTTTGGCCGTGATTTTGTTTTGGCGCGGCGAAGGGACTGCCAACGCGGTTGCGTGGAGCTTCTTTCTGAAGCAGGTCGACGATGGGAACGTGGAAAAAATTGTGGTTCGCGACGGCTATATCGTCGGCGAATTCAAAACCCCGCCCAGTCCGCCGGTGAAGTTCGGCGACAAGACAGCCACCGCCACCTCCTCCGATGCGGATAAATTGCCGACGGAGTTCTTGGTCTATTATCGCGAGCTGCCCGAAGATCTCGATTCGCGAATCGTGGCTCAGAACGGTACCGTCGAAAACGCGCCCGCCGATCAATTGCTGCCGACGCTGACGATGTTGTTCCTGATGCTGCCGCTGCTGCTGCTCGGCTTCATCTGGTTCTCCTACCGTCGCTCGCGGAACGAGATGATGGGAGGCGGCTTCCTGTCGGGATTCAGCAAGAGTCCGGCCAAACGCTACGAGGCCAGCGAACAAGCGATCACGTTCGACCAAGTCGCAGGACTCGAAGGGGTTAAAGCCGATCTGCAGGAGATCGTCGACTTCCTCAAGAGCCCCGAGAAGTTTCAAAAGCTGGGAGGCCGCGTTCCCAAGGGTGTCCTATTAAATGGACCACCCGGCACCGGCAAGACGCTGTTGGCTCGAGCGATCGCTGGCGAAGCGAACGTTCCTTATTTCTCGGTCAACGGTTCGGAATTCATCCAGATGTTTGTGGGTGTTGGTGCCAGCCGCGTCCGCGATCTGTTTAAGGTCGCCAAGGAGAGCAGCCCGTCGATCATCTTCATCGATGAAATCGATGCGGTTGGTCGCCAGCGAGGCGCCGGTCTCGGCGGCGGTCACGACGAACGCGAACAAACGCTCAACCAGATCCTTGGCGAAATGGACGGCTTCGGCGGCAACGACGCTGTCATCGTCGTCGCGGCGACCAACCGCCCCGACGTCCTCGATCCAGCGCTGCTGCGTCCAGGTCGTTTCGATCGTCACGTGACCGTCGGTCGCCCGACGCTGAAAGGTCGCGAAGCGATCTTCAAGGTCCACGTCCGCGAAGTGCCGCTGGCCGACGACGTCAACTTGCACACGCTGGCTGCCGGAACGGTTGGACTGACCGGTGCGGATATTCGCAACATGGTCAACGAAGCCGCTCTCTGGGCCGCTCGAAATAACAAGACCGAAGTCGCGATGGAGGACTTCGAATACGCTCGCGATAAGATCCTGATGGGAGCCAAACGCGAAGAGGTGTTGCAGGATTCGGAAAAGGAAAAGACTGCCTATCACGAAGCCGGACACACGATCGCCGCCTGGTATCTGGACGGTTCGTACCGCGTTCACAAGGTCACGATCATTCCGCGTGGCCGCTCGTTGGGCAGCACGCAAACGATCCCGAGCGAGGATCGGTTGAGCATGTCCGAACGCGAACTGCGACATCAATTGATCGTCCTGTTGTCGGGCCGCGCCGCCGAACGGATCATCTACGACGAGACGACCGTGGGTGCGGAGAACGATCTCGAACGCGCCACCAGCATCGCTCGGCGGATGGTTTCGCATTGGGGCATGAGTCCCAAGCTGGGTCCGGTCAGCTACAAGACCAGCGACGAAGATCCGTTTTTGGGTCGCGAGATGCATCAACAGCGTCAGTTCAGCGAAGCGACGCAGGAGTTGATCGATGGCGAGGTCGCGAGAATTCTGCACGAAGTCGACGAGGAAGCGCTGGCGCTGCTTCGCGACAAGAAGGACCAGCTCGAAGCGATCACCCGCGATCTGCTGGAACGCGAGGAACTGTCCGAAGAAGACCTCACCGCGTTGATCGGTCCTTCGGTTCACGTCGACGCCAAGAAGGATGCGCACAGTGAAACTGTGATCGCACCCGACACGGTCCCCAACTCCCCCGATGCAGTCCCCAATGCCAAAGCGAATTCGTGA
- a CDS encoding MazG nucleotide pyrophosphohydrolase domain-containing protein, whose translation MNEPKPEISLTDFQQKIKAMYYEKDVVRGVDGTFMWLMEEIGELAAALRGDDRENLAAEFADVLAWLATIANVADIDLSKAISEKYGSGCPGCSRLVCICPNEEKP comes from the coding sequence ATGAATGAACCAAAACCCGAGATATCGCTCACCGATTTTCAGCAGAAGATCAAGGCGATGTATTACGAGAAGGATGTCGTCCGCGGGGTCGACGGCACCTTCATGTGGTTGATGGAAGAGATTGGCGAACTGGCGGCGGCGTTGCGAGGCGACGATCGCGAGAACCTGGCGGCGGAGTTCGCCGACGTGCTGGCGTGGTTGGCGACGATCGCCAACGTCGCCGACATCGATCTATCCAAAGCGATCAGCGAAAAATATGGCAGCGGCTGTCCAGGCTGCAGCCGCCTGGTTTGCATCTGCCCGAACGAAGAGAAACCGTGA
- a CDS encoding ATP-dependent DNA helicase RecQ, with the protein MPSTLSPSDFLDRFGLTQFRSGQEAVIQQVLDGKDVLCVMPTGGGKSLCYQLPSVMLDGLTIVVSPLIALMQDQVDVLQKKGFRATLINSSLKPAEQFDRMQAMAEGKYDLIYIAPERLRNSRFLESVRKTKVSLLAVDEAHCISEWGHDFRPDYARLGQFRIRNLGGVQTIALTATATPTVRDDIVKLLSLHEPKPFITGFARENLRFAVSPCGSDREKDQRLAEFLRGQKGIGIIYAATRKRCEEIALWLPGKLGKPVGIYHGGLDPQQRRSVQEDFMAGKLAAIVATNAFGMGIDKSDIRYVVHYNMPGSLEAYYQEAGRAGRDGLPSECLLLFSYSDRYIQEFFIENNYPTRDVVAAVYKFLHSRTDDPIEMTLDQIREKIGLQVGGEAIGTAERLLAKTGVLERLDSSANQAIIRIDSTLPTLVDMLPREAKVRRRVLQAAEKIIGDRREEDVYFSLDRIVKSTDQSRESVTRTLRELSRLRDFDYVPPFRGRAIHFRKRDVPFNDLKIDFVELERRKRAEYEKLDHVIRFAQTPNCRQLAVLNYFGDPAADVCGNCDRCDLTQPRKNAAVTTAAAVPLTAEETEEQQLITQLVRIVLSALARTHGRFGKGLVAQMLAGSQNKKLQQLKLDRLSTFGLLKGLKQAQVTDLLDAVCSVGMAQQIEVTQRRPTVKLTDFGQEVMKGNQPVPVAFTIARPLKIKAMALVRKMAAAEDVTETPMEKPKSTANPDLLKTLRKWRLEAANELGVPAYRIVSNATLEAIAAKQPQSVSELESIRGIVPETVEQYGYALVQLIESQIADDSDEPLEEDEDEIEPQPPSVREQLEPSEEPRSSGNGKPIAADPIASPQPPATDTPATASPNTTAPQPVTDNASGDPTSVGDTFWTWKLLRDGYTAEQCCAIRQIDRETLLSHLIDAVRDQRPVQLDWVAGEDSKLLATIAAATDSAATLDGLIPSHWDPKLLQLAREAHRSQG; encoded by the coding sequence ATGCCGTCGACACTTTCCCCAAGCGATTTCCTGGACCGGTTTGGCCTGACCCAATTCCGCAGCGGGCAGGAAGCGGTGATTCAACAGGTCCTCGACGGCAAGGACGTGTTGTGCGTGATGCCAACCGGCGGCGGCAAAAGCCTGTGCTATCAATTGCCCAGCGTAATGCTCGACGGGCTGACGATCGTCGTCTCGCCCCTGATCGCGCTGATGCAGGATCAGGTCGACGTGCTGCAAAAGAAAGGCTTTCGGGCGACGCTGATCAACAGCTCGCTGAAACCGGCCGAACAGTTCGATCGCATGCAGGCGATGGCCGAGGGAAAGTACGACCTGATCTACATCGCGCCGGAGCGGCTGCGGAACAGCCGCTTTTTGGAGAGCGTTCGCAAAACGAAGGTCTCGCTGCTGGCGGTTGATGAAGCCCACTGCATCAGCGAATGGGGACATGATTTCCGCCCCGATTACGCTCGCCTGGGGCAGTTCCGAATTCGCAATCTGGGCGGCGTGCAGACGATCGCTCTGACAGCCACCGCCACGCCGACGGTTCGCGACGACATCGTCAAGCTGTTGTCGCTGCACGAACCGAAGCCGTTCATCACCGGTTTCGCTCGCGAAAACCTGCGGTTCGCCGTATCTCCCTGCGGCAGCGATCGCGAGAAGGATCAACGGCTGGCGGAGTTCCTGCGGGGCCAGAAGGGGATCGGGATCATCTATGCCGCGACGCGGAAACGCTGCGAAGAAATTGCCCTCTGGTTGCCGGGGAAGCTTGGCAAACCGGTCGGGATCTACCACGGCGGCCTCGATCCGCAACAGCGGCGGAGCGTCCAAGAGGACTTCATGGCGGGGAAGTTGGCCGCGATCGTGGCGACCAACGCGTTTGGGATGGGAATCGACAAATCGGACATCCGCTACGTCGTCCACTACAACATGCCCGGCAGCTTGGAAGCCTATTACCAAGAAGCGGGCCGGGCCGGCCGAGACGGTTTGCCCAGCGAATGTCTGCTGTTGTTCAGTTACAGCGACCGCTACATCCAAGAATTTTTCATCGAGAACAACTACCCGACCCGCGACGTCGTCGCGGCGGTCTACAAGTTCTTGCACTCCCGCACCGACGACCCGATCGAAATGACGCTCGATCAGATTCGCGAGAAGATCGGCCTACAAGTCGGCGGCGAGGCGATCGGGACCGCCGAGCGGTTGCTGGCCAAAACGGGAGTCCTGGAGCGGTTGGACAGCAGCGCCAACCAGGCGATCATCCGGATCGACAGCACGCTGCCGACCTTGGTCGACATGCTGCCGCGGGAAGCCAAAGTTCGCCGCCGCGTGTTGCAAGCGGCTGAAAAGATCATCGGCGATCGACGCGAAGAGGACGTCTATTTCTCGCTCGACCGGATTGTCAAATCGACCGATCAATCGCGCGAATCGGTGACGCGAACGCTGCGGGAATTGAGTCGGTTGCGCGACTTCGATTACGTGCCGCCGTTTCGCGGCCGGGCGATCCACTTCCGCAAACGCGATGTCCCCTTCAACGACCTAAAGATCGATTTCGTCGAACTCGAACGCCGCAAGCGGGCCGAATACGAGAAGCTGGATCATGTGATCCGGTTTGCGCAAACGCCGAACTGCCGGCAGTTGGCGGTGCTGAATTATTTCGGCGATCCAGCAGCCGACGTCTGCGGAAACTGCGACCGATGCGACCTGACGCAGCCCCGAAAAAATGCGGCGGTGACAACGGCCGCCGCCGTTCCGTTGACCGCTGAAGAGACCGAGGAACAGCAGCTGATCACCCAGCTGGTGCGGATCGTGCTCAGCGCCCTGGCTCGCACCCACGGGCGATTTGGCAAAGGGCTGGTCGCTCAAATGTTGGCCGGTTCGCAAAACAAGAAGCTGCAACAATTGAAGCTCGATCGCTTGAGCACCTTTGGTTTGCTGAAGGGACTCAAACAAGCTCAAGTCACCGATCTGCTGGACGCCGTCTGCAGCGTCGGGATGGCGCAACAGATCGAAGTCACCCAGCGGCGGCCAACGGTCAAGCTGACCGATTTCGGACAGGAAGTGATGAAGGGAAACCAACCGGTTCCCGTCGCCTTTACGATCGCCCGGCCGCTGAAAATCAAAGCGATGGCGTTGGTCCGCAAGATGGCCGCTGCGGAAGACGTCACCGAGACGCCGATGGAAAAACCGAAATCGACAGCGAATCCCGATCTTTTGAAGACGCTCCGCAAATGGCGACTGGAAGCGGCCAACGAACTGGGCGTTCCCGCCTACCGGATCGTCAGCAACGCGACCCTCGAAGCGATCGCCGCCAAACAGCCGCAGAGCGTTAGCGAACTGGAATCGATTCGCGGCATCGTTCCCGAAACGGTCGAACAGTATGGATACGCGCTGGTTCAGTTGATCGAATCGCAAATCGCCGACGATTCGGACGAACCGCTGGAAGAGGACGAAGACGAAATTGAACCTCAGCCGCCATCGGTCCGCGAGCAGCTGGAGCCGAGCGAAGAACCGCGATCAAGCGGGAACGGGAAACCTATCGCCGCCGATCCGATCGCATCTCCGCAGCCGCCAGCGACCGACACACCGGCGACAGCATCCCCCAACACCACAGCACCTCAACCAGTAACCGACAACGCGTCGGGCGACCCGACAAGTGTCGGCGACACCTTCTGGACCTGGAAACTGCTGCGGGACGGATACACCGCAGAGCAGTGTTGTGCGATTCGCCAGATTGACCGAGAGACACTTTTGTCGCACCTAATCGATGCAGTTCGCGACCAACGCCCGGTCCAGCTCGACTGGGTCGCCGGCGAGGACTCGAAATTGCTCGCCACAATCGCTGCAGCGACCGATTCGGCGGCAACTCTCGACGGCTTGATCCCCAGCCACTGGGATCCCAAGCTATTGCAATTGGCTCGCGAAGCTCATCGGTCCCAAGGCTGA
- a CDS encoding 2-phosphosulfolactate phosphatase produces the protein MKSVSVALLPSLIQRESLTDCTAVVIDVLRATSVIATALGNGAAGVIACESIDQAQRQAADLPGAYKLCGERGGLPIDGFDLGNSPAEYPREVIADKTVVMTTTNGTRALAAVDTAADVLTASFLNLSAASDYCAQSADVLLVCAGTDGQISGEDVLLAGAIAKRLIGGHGFETTDDSALLAIAAWEAAEPVAADPARLAEFLALSKGGRNLQRIGFADDLQRVARIDSVSLVPRRESRNPLWLRCQ, from the coding sequence ATGAAATCGGTATCCGTTGCCCTTCTGCCGTCGTTGATCCAACGCGAATCGCTAACCGATTGCACTGCGGTGGTGATCGACGTGCTGCGAGCCACTTCGGTGATCGCGACCGCTTTGGGCAATGGAGCGGCGGGTGTGATCGCTTGCGAATCGATCGACCAGGCTCAGCGACAGGCCGCGGATTTGCCCGGGGCTTATAAGTTGTGCGGCGAGCGCGGCGGGTTGCCGATCGACGGCTTCGATCTGGGGAATTCCCCGGCCGAATATCCTCGTGAGGTGATCGCCGACAAAACGGTCGTGATGACGACGACCAACGGGACGCGAGCCCTTGCGGCGGTCGATACGGCGGCCGATGTGTTGACCGCCTCGTTTTTGAATCTGTCGGCGGCGAGCGATTATTGCGCGCAATCGGCTGATGTGTTGTTGGTTTGCGCGGGGACCGATGGCCAGATCAGTGGCGAGGATGTGTTGTTGGCCGGTGCGATCGCCAAGCGGTTGATCGGCGGGCACGGCTTCGAAACGACCGACGATTCGGCGTTGTTGGCGATCGCGGCGTGGGAGGCTGCCGAACCGGTAGCCGCCGATCCTGCGCGGCTCGCGGAATTCCTGGCGTTATCCAAAGGGGGACGCAATCTGCAGCGGATCGGATTCGCCGACGATCTGCAGCGCGTCGCTCGGATCGACTCGGTGTCGCTGGTTCCTCGCCGCGAGTCCCGCAATCCGCTGTGGCTGCGCTGCCAATAG
- a CDS encoding ABC transporter ATP-binding protein produces MIRTSGLSKKYGDMFAIKDINLDLGEGDLFGFIGPNGAGKTTTMRIIATLLEPSWGEAYVCGHAVQLNPKEIRRLVGYMPDFFGVYDDMTVIEYLEFFAAAYRINGPARRKRCDEMLEIVDLDFKRDAYANTLSRGQTQRLGLARTLLHDPQVLLLDEPLSGLDPRARIEMRNLLRKLGQMGKTIIVSSHILPELADICNKVGIIDRGVLEVNATVNDVMRQVREYNVLVVQPAEIVDLSKMSDLLEGHPKVRGVEVGDSEIRVILNRDVEDYSDLPALLIQSGIRVRQFREEELNLESAFMALTKGTAVRM; encoded by the coding sequence GTGATCAGAACTTCTGGATTGTCAAAAAAGTATGGCGACATGTTTGCCATCAAGGACATCAACCTCGACCTCGGCGAGGGAGACCTGTTCGGCTTCATCGGCCCCAACGGTGCCGGCAAGACGACGACGATGCGGATCATTGCAACGTTGTTGGAGCCCAGTTGGGGCGAGGCGTATGTCTGCGGACACGCGGTCCAATTGAACCCCAAAGAGATCCGTCGGCTTGTCGGTTACATGCCCGACTTCTTCGGCGTGTACGACGACATGACGGTGATCGAATATCTGGAGTTCTTCGCCGCGGCGTATCGCATCAACGGTCCCGCCCGACGCAAACGCTGCGACGAAATGCTGGAGATCGTCGACCTCGATTTCAAACGCGACGCTTATGCGAACACGCTCAGCCGCGGACAGACGCAGCGACTGGGGCTGGCTCGCACGCTGCTGCACGACCCGCAAGTCCTGTTGTTAGACGAACCGCTGTCGGGGCTCGACCCGCGGGCTCGGATCGAGATGCGGAACCTGTTGCGCAAGCTTGGCCAGATGGGCAAGACGATCATCGTCAGCAGCCACATCCTGCCGGAATTGGCTGACATCTGCAACAAAGTCGGGATCATCGACCGGGGCGTTCTGGAAGTCAACGCGACGGTCAACGACGTGATGCGACAGGTGCGTGAATACAACGTGCTGGTCGTCCAACCGGCTGAGATCGTCGACCTCTCGAAGATGTCCGATCTGCTGGAAGGACATCCGAAGGTTCGCGGCGTGGAAGTCGGCGACTCCGAGATCCGCGTGATCCTGAACCGCGACGTCGAAGACTACAGCGACCTGCCGGCGTTATTGATCCAATCGGGAATCCGCGTCCGCCAGTTCCGCGAAGAGGAACTGAACCTCGAATCGGCCTTCATGGCATTGACCAAAGGGACCGCGGTCCGGATGTAG
- a CDS encoding putative bifunctional diguanylate cyclase/phosphodiesterase produces the protein MNPSLNRHTDIDNRHGVTLRQSPSAGRVLVVREGMDCSQRIIDALRRHEISTLDVADVAGAVSICEAEPIAIAFVAAALSSGEEASVYCRLRRIRHESELAIVAVGDCDDQHLFTALDQGASEYLQLPTTDELIVARARTLLRLRHVQHAFQEAEERYFLTAQGVNDGLWDWRLDCDEAYYSPRWSEILGLDASQLLNLPADLRDRIHSEDRASFETHLQSHLQGKTPHFEIEVRLRHQDGNFLWMFCRGKAVPATDGIAARISGSMTDITVGKVADPVTGLPNRVLFKRRIQRSLQAYREQQGPPFAVMYVDLDNFKMVNDTLGHDAGDRLLISVARRLEGSVRTSESVVARLGGDEFALLVENIQSVEEAQDVADRILRNFQSPFPLGEAREVFASLSLGISIASERCETSDKILYEADAAMYEAKSQGKSCARLFAPYMRENASSRLQLERDLRQALECNEFELNFQPLVRLPTRDLVGFEALIRWRHPQMGMVLPANFIALAEETGLIVPISLWVLRQACRQQVQWKRQFPDLRCLKISINVSRRQVMHSDLTADLAEVIAETGIAPRELKLEISESTIMEDAEHGIGLLNDLRRLGIEVAIDDFGTGFSSLSCLHRLPLDSLKIDQSFVGTMASSRESRMIVGTIIALAEQLGLDVVAEGIETELQQNLLSEMGCVLGQGFLYSPPVAIGDADAMLRKQFAAGNSLPLPAKGFAATQTVRSTSLS, from the coding sequence ATGAATCCTTCGCTGAATCGTCATACCGATATCGATAACCGTCACGGCGTGACGCTGCGGCAGTCGCCATCTGCTGGAAGGGTTTTGGTCGTGCGGGAAGGCATGGACTGCAGCCAGCGGATTATCGATGCGCTGCGCCGCCATGAAATCTCGACCTTGGATGTCGCGGATGTGGCGGGAGCGGTTTCGATTTGTGAAGCCGAACCGATCGCGATCGCCTTCGTCGCGGCTGCGCTCTCCAGCGGCGAAGAGGCTTCGGTGTACTGTCGCTTGCGTCGGATTCGGCATGAATCGGAGCTAGCGATTGTGGCCGTCGGCGACTGTGACGACCAGCATCTGTTTACCGCGTTGGATCAGGGAGCGAGCGAATATTTGCAGCTGCCAACCACGGACGAGTTGATCGTCGCCCGGGCGCGAACACTGCTGCGTTTGCGGCATGTTCAGCACGCGTTCCAGGAGGCCGAGGAACGCTATTTCCTGACAGCTCAGGGAGTCAACGACGGCTTGTGGGATTGGCGTTTGGATTGCGATGAAGCTTATTATTCGCCGCGGTGGAGCGAGATCCTGGGGCTCGATGCGTCGCAGCTGCTAAACCTTCCCGCCGATCTCCGCGACCGCATTCACAGCGAGGATCGTGCCAGCTTTGAAACGCATCTCCAATCGCATTTGCAAGGTAAGACGCCGCACTTCGAGATCGAGGTCCGGTTGCGTCATCAGGACGGCAATTTTCTGTGGATGTTTTGCCGTGGCAAAGCCGTCCCCGCGACCGATGGAATCGCCGCGCGGATCTCTGGCTCGATGACCGATATCACCGTCGGTAAGGTTGCCGATCCGGTGACGGGGTTGCCCAATCGGGTTCTGTTCAAGCGTCGCATCCAACGTTCGCTGCAGGCTTATCGCGAGCAGCAAGGGCCGCCGTTTGCCGTGATGTACGTCGATCTGGACAATTTCAAAATGGTCAACGACACGCTGGGGCATGACGCCGGTGACCGTTTGCTGATCTCGGTCGCGCGGCGGTTGGAGGGATCGGTGCGGACCAGCGAATCGGTGGTGGCACGGCTGGGAGGCGATGAGTTTGCGTTGCTGGTCGAGAACATTCAATCGGTCGAAGAGGCGCAAGATGTCGCCGATCGGATCCTGCGGAACTTCCAGTCTCCGTTTCCGTTGGGCGAGGCGCGGGAGGTTTTTGCTTCGCTCAGTTTGGGGATCAGCATCGCGAGCGAGCGATGCGAAACGAGCGACAAGATCTTATATGAAGCCGATGCGGCGATGTACGAAGCCAAATCGCAAGGCAAGTCGTGTGCGCGGTTGTTTGCTCCCTACATGCGCGAAAATGCTTCCTCCCGTTTGCAGTTGGAACGCGATCTTCGCCAAGCACTCGAGTGCAACGAGTTCGAATTGAATTTCCAGCCGTTGGTCCGGCTGCCGACTCGCGATTTGGTTGGGTTCGAAGCCTTGATCCGCTGGCGGCATCCGCAGATGGGAATGGTTTTGCCAGCGAACTTTATCGCGTTGGCCGAGGAGACGGGGCTGATCGTTCCAATCAGTCTGTGGGTGCTGCGGCAGGCCTGTCGACAACAGGTGCAGTGGAAACGGCAGTTCCCGGATCTGCGGTGTTTGAAGATCTCGATCAACGTCTCGCGGCGTCAGGTCATGCATTCGGATCTCACCGCCGATTTGGCGGAGGTGATCGCCGAGACAGGGATCGCGCCGCGGGAGCTGAAGCTGGAGATCAGCGAGAGCACGATCATGGAGGATGCCGAGCACGGGATCGGTTTGCTGAACGATCTGCGGCGGTTGGGCATCGAGGTCGCGATCGATGACTTTGGGACCGGGTTCTCGTCGCTATCCTGCTTGCATCGCTTGCCCCTGGATTCGCTGAAGATCGACCAATCGTTTGTCGGTACGATGGCGAGTTCGCGGGAGAGTCGGATGATCGTTGGCACGATCATCGCGCTCGCCGAGCAACTGGGACTGGATGTGGTCGCCGAGGGGATCGAGACCGAACTGCAGCAGAACCTGCTGTCGGAGATGGGCTGCGTCTTGGGACAGGGCTTTCTCTATTCGCCGCCGGTAGCGATCGGTGATGCCGATGCGATGTTACGCAAACAATTTGCCGCTGGAAATTCGCTGCCGTTGCCGGCGAAGGGATTTGCGGCGACGCAAACCGTTCGCTCGACATCGCTTTCCTGA